Proteins encoded together in one Mycobacterium noviomagense window:
- a CDS encoding Rv3212 family protein, whose amino-acid sequence MVRPERRTKADIVAAAAIAVVVAVAAVLIWWTSDARATISRPAAVLPPNPTPARAVPASLRQLWTATSTSTSRPVVVGGTVVTADKRTVNGRDPGTGESRWTYARDSDLCAVSWVYRYAVAVYRDDRGCGQVSTIDAATGRRGPARSSYADPHVTVTSDGTTVLSAGNTRLELWRSDMVRMLSYGEIDARLKPSSHGVHAGCTLTSAAASSAAVSVLEACPKAADLRLTLLRPAKEEDEPEQRFVPEPGIGPRSGARVLTVSDTNTAVYLPSPQPRVDVVDETGVTVASTLLPKPASSSAISHPGNLVTWWTGDAVMVFDAANLTYRYTIPAAGQAVPLGPATMMAGRLLVPVTDGIGVYDPTTGTNERYLPVSRPTGTSAVIPAVSGTKLIEQRGDTVVALGG is encoded by the coding sequence ATGGTCAGACCCGAACGCCGCACCAAGGCCGACATCGTGGCCGCCGCGGCGATCGCGGTGGTCGTTGCGGTAGCCGCGGTGCTGATCTGGTGGACCAGCGACGCCCGGGCCACCATCAGCCGCCCGGCCGCCGTTCTGCCGCCCAATCCGACGCCTGCGCGGGCGGTCCCGGCGTCGCTGCGCCAACTCTGGACCGCGACCAGCACGAGCACCAGCCGCCCCGTGGTGGTCGGCGGTACGGTCGTCACCGCCGACAAGCGCACGGTCAACGGGCGCGACCCGGGCACCGGCGAGTCGCGGTGGACTTACGCCCGCGACAGCGATCTGTGCGCGGTGTCGTGGGTCTACCGCTACGCCGTCGCCGTTTACCGGGACGACCGCGGCTGCGGGCAGGTCAGCACCATCGACGCCGCGACCGGCCGGCGTGGACCGGCCCGCAGCAGCTACGCCGACCCTCACGTCACAGTCACGTCAGACGGCACGACGGTGCTGTCGGCCGGCAACACCCGGCTCGAATTGTGGCGGTCGGACATGGTGCGGATGCTGTCCTACGGCGAGATCGACGCGAGGCTCAAACCGTCATCGCACGGCGTGCACGCCGGATGCACGCTGACGTCCGCGGCAGCCAGCTCCGCGGCGGTATCCGTGCTCGAAGCCTGCCCCAAGGCCGCCGACCTGCGGCTTACCTTGCTGCGGCCGGCCAAAGAAGAGGACGAACCCGAGCAACGCTTCGTGCCCGAGCCTGGGATTGGCCCCAGGTCAGGTGCGCGGGTGCTGACCGTCTCAGACACCAACACCGCGGTATACCTGCCGTCACCGCAACCCAGGGTCGACGTCGTCGACGAGACCGGGGTCACGGTGGCGAGCACGCTGCTGCCCAAGCCGGCGTCGTCGAGTGCCATCTCCCACCCCGGCAACCTGGTGACATGGTGGACAGGCGATGCCGTGATGGTGTTCGACGCGGCGAACCTGACCTACCGCTACACCATTCCCGCAGCAGGCCAGGCAGTTCCGTTGGGGCCTGCGACGATGATGGCCGGCCGGCTGCTGGTCCCGGTCACCGACGGCATCGGCGTCTATGACCCGACCACCGGGACCAACGAGCGCTACCTACCAGTGAGCCGGCCAACAGGAACGTCGGCGGTGATCCCCGCCGTTTCCGGCACCAAGCTGATCGAGCAGCGCGGCGACACCGTGGTAGCGCTCGGCGGTTAA
- a CDS encoding DEAD/DEAH box helicase — MTPLVTPHLTFATLGVRDEIVRALTDQDIERPFAIQELTLPVALAGEDLIGQARTGMGKTLGFGVPLLQRITATAGDLSGVPRALVVVPTRELCLQVSEDLAAAAKYLSADDGRPLSVVSIYGGRPYEPQIEALRSGADVVVGTPGRLLDLAQQRHLQLGGLRVLVLDEADEMLDLGFLPDIERILSQIPDDRQAMLFSATMPNPIIKLARTFMNQPTHIRAEAPDASAVHDATDQFVYRAHALDKVELVSRVLQARDRGATMVFTRTKRTAQKVADELAERGFAVGAVHGDLGQVAREKALKAFRSGDIDVLVATDVAARGIDIDDVTHVINYQCPDDEKTYVHRIGRTGRAGRTGVAVTLVDWDELARWAMIDKALGLGCPEPPETYSSSPHLYTELGIPAEAGGSVGKPRATQGKSNGSAPRNSNRSRRRTRAGKPASGHPTTNGETAAETPTGDGTHSVRRRRRRPRKAANAAPVN, encoded by the coding sequence ATGACACCCCTTGTCACACCCCATCTGACCTTTGCCACCCTGGGAGTTCGCGACGAAATCGTCCGTGCATTAACCGATCAGGACATCGAACGCCCTTTTGCCATCCAAGAACTCACCCTGCCGGTGGCCCTTGCCGGCGAGGACCTGATCGGCCAGGCCCGCACCGGCATGGGCAAGACCCTTGGGTTCGGCGTGCCGCTGCTCCAGCGCATCACCGCCACCGCCGGCGACTTGAGCGGCGTGCCTCGAGCGCTCGTTGTGGTGCCCACCCGCGAGCTGTGCCTGCAGGTCTCCGAAGATCTGGCCGCCGCCGCCAAATACCTCAGCGCCGATGACGGCCGGCCGCTATCGGTGGTGTCCATCTACGGCGGTCGTCCTTACGAGCCGCAGATCGAAGCGCTGCGTTCCGGCGCCGACGTTGTGGTGGGCACGCCCGGTCGGCTGCTCGACCTGGCCCAGCAGCGACACCTGCAGCTGGGCGGCCTGCGGGTGCTTGTGCTCGACGAAGCCGACGAGATGCTCGACCTGGGCTTCCTGCCCGACATCGAGCGCATCTTGAGCCAGATACCCGACGACCGCCAAGCGATGCTGTTCTCGGCGACGATGCCCAACCCCATCATCAAGCTGGCCCGCACGTTCATGAACCAGCCCACACACATCCGCGCCGAGGCGCCCGACGCCTCGGCGGTACACGACGCGACCGACCAGTTCGTCTACCGCGCGCACGCACTGGACAAGGTGGAGCTGGTCAGCCGAGTCCTGCAGGCCCGTGACCGCGGCGCCACCATGGTCTTTACCCGCACCAAGCGCACCGCCCAGAAGGTGGCCGACGAGCTGGCCGAGCGGGGCTTCGCGGTCGGCGCGGTGCACGGGGATCTGGGCCAGGTCGCGCGGGAAAAAGCACTCAAGGCCTTCCGCAGCGGCGATATCGATGTCCTGGTCGCCACCGACGTGGCCGCCCGCGGGATCGACATCGACGACGTCACCCACGTCATCAACTACCAGTGCCCCGACGACGAGAAGACCTACGTGCACCGCATCGGCCGCACCGGCCGCGCCGGGCGCACCGGCGTCGCGGTCACCCTGGTCGACTGGGACGAACTGGCCCGCTGGGCGATGATCGACAAGGCGCTGGGGCTCGGTTGCCCGGAACCGCCGGAGACGTACTCAAGCTCCCCGCATCTGTACACCGAGTTGGGCATCCCGGCCGAAGCCGGCGGCAGCGTCGGCAAGCCGCGCGCAACCCAGGGCAAGAGCAACGGATCCGCACCGCGGAACAGCAACAGGTCGCGGCGGCGCACTCGCGCCGGCAAACCGGCCAGCGGCCACCCGACGACCAACGGTGAGACGGCCGCCGAGACGCCCACCGGCGACGGCACGCACAGCGTCCGCCGCCGCCGTCGCCGGCCGCGCAAAGCGGCAAACGCCGCGCCCGTCAACTAA
- a CDS encoding ferritin-like fold-containing protein: MTSPSRAEQAADPQSPRLSADHPGVDKLFAVLAYGEIAAFYRLAEEAKMAPNLRGRISMASMAAAEMGHYELLRDAMESRGVDVVPAMAEFASALDNYHRLTTPSTWLEALVKTYVGDALAADFYLEIADGLPDEVADVVRAALAETEHSQFVVAEVRAAVTRSSKQRSRLALWSRRLLGEAITQAQYVLAEHDELVDLVVSGTDGLTQLPGFFDRVQRTHDERMRELGLT; encoded by the coding sequence ATGACTTCGCCTTCGCGCGCCGAGCAGGCGGCCGATCCGCAGTCGCCGCGGCTTTCCGCGGACCATCCCGGCGTCGACAAGCTCTTCGCCGTGCTCGCCTACGGCGAAATCGCCGCTTTCTACCGGCTCGCCGAGGAGGCAAAGATGGCGCCCAACCTGCGCGGCCGGATTTCGATGGCGAGCATGGCGGCCGCGGAGATGGGTCACTACGAGCTGCTGCGTGACGCCATGGAAAGCCGGGGCGTCGACGTGGTGCCCGCGATGGCGGAGTTCGCGTCGGCCCTCGATAACTACCACCGGCTGACCACGCCGAGCACCTGGCTGGAGGCGCTGGTGAAGACGTATGTCGGTGATGCGCTGGCCGCCGACTTCTACCTGGAAATCGCCGACGGGCTGCCCGACGAAGTCGCCGACGTGGTACGCGCGGCGCTGGCCGAAACCGAGCACTCGCAGTTCGTCGTCGCCGAGGTGCGTGCCGCAGTGACCCGCAGCAGCAAACAGCGCAGCCGACTGGCGCTGTGGTCGCGCCGCCTGCTCGGTGAGGCGATCACCCAGGCCCAATACGTTCTGGCCGAGCATGACGAGCTGGTCGACTTGGTGGTGTCGGGAACCGATGGCTTGACCCAGCTTCCGGGATTCTTTGACCGTGTGCAGCGCACCCATGACGAACGGATGCGCGAACTCGGGCTGACCTAA
- a CDS encoding MmpS family transport accessory protein yields the protein MISIIDHSDTNVHDYPDEEIYAGADHDAGVFDHRWRPIAAIAGVVLVLAVIATALILYGGDSTSTTATVGPPPTRHVIATPPPSIPTAAPPTSLPRETVTTLTPSAAPTTAPSPVPTVEPSPSSEASPPAVNPRTIVYSVTGTKQPFFDLVTVIYTDAQGLPQTDFDVSLPWSKTIVLNPGVQTKSVIATSLAGHLNCAINDAAGQTIAASTSNAMIATCAR from the coding sequence ATCATTAGCATCATTGATCACTCTGATACCAACGTCCACGACTACCCGGACGAGGAGATCTACGCCGGCGCCGACCACGACGCCGGCGTATTCGACCATCGCTGGCGGCCGATAGCCGCGATCGCCGGTGTTGTTCTGGTGCTCGCTGTGATCGCCACCGCGCTGATCCTCTACGGCGGTGACAGCACGTCGACCACAGCCACGGTGGGGCCGCCACCGACGCGGCATGTCATCGCCACACCGCCGCCAAGCATCCCGACGGCGGCGCCGCCGACGTCGCTCCCGCGCGAGACGGTGACGACCTTGACGCCGTCGGCCGCGCCCACCACGGCGCCGTCACCGGTCCCCACCGTAGAGCCCAGCCCGTCGTCGGAAGCCAGCCCGCCTGCGGTCAATCCACGCACGATCGTGTATTCGGTAACCGGGACAAAGCAGCCGTTTTTCGACCTGGTAACCGTCATCTACACCGATGCGCAGGGGTTGCCGCAGACAGACTTCGATGTGTCGTTGCCGTGGAGCAAGACCATCGTGTTGAACCCGGGCGTGCAGACAAAATCCGTCATCGCCACCAGCCTGGCCGGTCATCTCAACTGCGCGATCAACGACGCCGCCGGCCAGACGATCGCGGCCTCAACAAGCAACGCGATGATCGCCACCTGCGCACGTTAG
- a CDS encoding DUF3107 domain-containing protein, translated as MEVKIGITDSPRELVFTSAQTPDEVQELVTAALAKQSDVLSLADERGRRFLINTEKIAYVEIGVAESRRVGFGIGLESATSG; from the coding sequence GTGGAGGTCAAGATCGGTATCACGGACAGCCCGCGCGAGCTGGTCTTCACCAGCGCGCAGACGCCCGACGAAGTCCAGGAACTGGTCACCGCCGCATTAGCAAAGCAGTCGGACGTGCTGAGCCTGGCCGACGAGCGGGGCCGCCGATTCCTGATCAACACCGAAAAGATCGCCTACGTGGAGATCGGTGTCGCTGAGTCGCGCCGTGTTGGCTTTGGGATCGGGCTGGAGTCGGCTACGAGCGGGTGA
- a CDS encoding TetR/AcrR family transcriptional regulator, translated as MSDLANATARSSAEHVDRSLGSGGTANRRGNRLPRDERRGQLLIAASEIFVDRGYHAAGMDEIADRAGVSKPVLYQHFSSKLELYLAVLQRHVENLVSSVRQALRTTTDNYQRLSSAVQAFFDFIEHENQGYRLIFENDYVTEPQVAAQVRVATESCTDAVFDLISADSGLDPHRARMIAVGLVGISVDCARYWLDADRPISKEDAVDGTVQFAWGGLSHVPLTRS; from the coding sequence ATGAGCGATCTCGCGAACGCGACTGCACGGAGTAGCGCCGAACACGTCGACCGGTCACTGGGCAGCGGCGGGACGGCGAACCGCCGCGGTAACCGGCTTCCCCGCGACGAGCGGCGCGGACAATTGCTGATCGCCGCGAGTGAGATTTTCGTCGACCGTGGCTACCACGCGGCCGGCATGGACGAGATCGCCGACCGGGCCGGAGTGAGCAAACCGGTTCTCTACCAACACTTCTCCAGCAAGCTGGAGCTGTATCTAGCGGTGCTGCAACGGCATGTGGAGAACCTGGTGTCGAGCGTGCGCCAGGCGCTGCGGACGACCACCGACAACTACCAACGGTTGAGCTCGGCGGTGCAGGCATTCTTCGACTTCATCGAGCACGAAAATCAGGGCTACCGGCTGATCTTCGAGAACGACTACGTCACCGAGCCTCAGGTCGCCGCCCAGGTCCGGGTCGCTACCGAGTCCTGCACCGACGCGGTCTTCGACTTGATCAGCGCCGATTCAGGGCTGGATCCGCACAGGGCCCGGATGATCGCGGTGGGTCTCGTGGGCATCAGCGTCGACTGCGCCAGGTACTGGCTGGACGCCGATCGCCCGATCTCCAAAGAAGACGCGGTGGACGGCACGGTGCAGTTCGCCTGGGGCGGCCTGTCGCACGTGCCGCTCACCCGCTCGTAG
- a CDS encoding DUF3152 domain-containing protein, producing MTYDSAQHGGTRVPVLRDEWREPLRAQRDPLAWGAGRPRSNRDRERRWRKQTWLGRFVSTYGWRAYALPVLTAVTVVVLYQTVTGTGAPAPASQDPAQGPPTIGAVGTSIIDSPPRGLTEFDANLPTGLLPAGGPFTPAGDKTWHIVPGTMPQLGQGTAKVFRYTVEVENGIDTTTFGGDDAFVRMVDETLANPKSWTHNPQFAFVRIDSGNPDFRISLSSPMTIRDGCGYEIPLETSCYNPVFGRESQPRVLINEARWVRGAVPFEGDVGSYRQYVINHEVGHAIGYQRHEPCDKQGALAPVMMQQTFSTANNDEAKFDPEWVKPDGKTCRFNPWPYPIA from the coding sequence GTGACCTACGACTCGGCGCAGCACGGGGGAACTCGGGTACCCGTCCTCCGCGACGAGTGGCGAGAACCGCTGCGCGCTCAGCGTGATCCGCTCGCCTGGGGCGCTGGTCGGCCACGCTCCAATCGCGACAGGGAGCGCCGCTGGCGCAAACAAACTTGGCTGGGTCGCTTTGTGTCCACCTACGGCTGGCGCGCGTACGCGCTGCCGGTGCTGACCGCCGTCACCGTGGTGGTGCTGTATCAGACCGTGACCGGCACCGGTGCGCCCGCACCTGCCTCGCAGGATCCGGCGCAGGGGCCGCCGACGATCGGGGCGGTGGGCACCTCGATCATCGACTCGCCTCCTCGCGGCCTGACCGAGTTCGACGCCAATCTTCCGACCGGGCTGTTGCCAGCCGGCGGCCCTTTCACCCCGGCCGGTGACAAGACGTGGCATATCGTCCCCGGCACCATGCCTCAATTGGGGCAGGGCACGGCCAAGGTGTTCCGATACACGGTCGAGGTCGAGAACGGGATCGACACCACGACGTTCGGCGGCGACGACGCATTCGTGCGGATGGTCGACGAGACGTTGGCCAATCCCAAGAGCTGGACTCACAATCCGCAATTCGCGTTCGTGCGGATCGACAGCGGCAATCCCGATTTCCGGATCTCGTTGAGCTCGCCGATGACGATACGCGATGGCTGCGGCTATGAGATTCCGCTGGAAACCTCGTGCTACAACCCGGTGTTCGGGAGGGAGTCGCAGCCGCGGGTCCTCATCAACGAGGCACGCTGGGTCCGCGGAGCTGTTCCCTTCGAAGGCGACGTTGGTTCCTACCGCCAGTATGTGATCAACCACGAAGTCGGCCACGCCATCGGTTACCAGCGCCACGAGCCCTGCGACAAGCAAGGCGCTTTAGCGCCGGTGATGATGCAGCAGACGTTCTCCACGGCCAACAACGACGAGGCCAAGTTCGACCCCGAGTGGGTCAAACCGGACGGGAAAACCTGCCGGTTCAACCCCTGGCCCTATCCGATCGCCTAG
- the moeZ gene encoding adenylyltransferase/sulfurtransferase MoeZ produces the protein MSTSLPPLVEPAAELTREEVARYSRHLIIPDLGVDGQKRLKNARVLVIGAGGLGAPTLLYLAAAGVGTIGIVDYDVVDESNLQRQIIHGVSDIGRPKTQSARDSIAEVNPLVQVRLHETKLEPGNAVELFKQYDLILDGTDNFATRYLVNDAAVLAKKPYVWGSIYRFEGQVSVFWENAPNGRGLNYRDLYPEAPPPGMVPSCAEGGVLGILCASIASVMGTEAIKLITGIGEPLLGRLMMYDALEMSYRTITVRKDPSTPKITELIDYDEFCGGVSADATDAAAGSAITPRELRELMDSGKKFALIDVREPVEWDINHIDGAQLIPQSSINSGEGLAKLPHDRMPVLYCKTGVRSAEALAAVKKAGFSDAVHLQGGIVAWAKQMQPDMVMY, from the coding sequence GTGTCGACATCGTTGCCGCCGCTCGTCGAGCCAGCAGCCGAGCTGACCCGGGAGGAGGTTGCGCGCTACAGCCGCCACCTGATCATCCCGGATCTCGGGGTAGACGGGCAGAAGCGGCTGAAGAACGCCAGAGTGCTGGTGATCGGCGCGGGCGGGCTCGGAGCGCCCACGCTGCTGTACCTGGCCGCCGCCGGCGTGGGCACCATCGGCATCGTTGACTACGACGTCGTCGACGAATCGAACCTGCAGCGCCAAATCATCCACGGGGTGTCCGACATCGGCCGACCGAAGACGCAGTCCGCGCGCGACTCGATCGCCGAGGTCAACCCGCTGGTGCAGGTGCGACTTCACGAGACGAAGCTGGAGCCGGGCAACGCCGTCGAGCTGTTCAAGCAATACGACCTGATCCTTGACGGCACCGATAACTTCGCGACCCGCTATCTGGTCAACGACGCCGCGGTGCTGGCGAAAAAACCGTATGTCTGGGGATCGATCTACCGCTTCGAAGGCCAGGTCTCGGTGTTCTGGGAGAACGCACCCAACGGCCGGGGCCTCAACTACCGCGACCTCTACCCCGAAGCGCCGCCGCCGGGCATGGTGCCGTCGTGCGCCGAAGGCGGTGTGCTGGGCATCCTGTGCGCCTCGATCGCGTCGGTTATGGGCACTGAGGCGATCAAGCTCATCACCGGGATCGGCGAGCCACTGCTCGGCCGGCTGATGATGTACGACGCGCTGGAGATGAGCTATCGCACGATCACCGTCCGCAAGGATCCGTCGACGCCCAAGATCACCGAGCTGATCGACTACGACGAGTTCTGCGGGGGGGTGTCCGCGGACGCCACGGATGCGGCCGCCGGCTCTGCCATCACCCCACGCGAGCTACGTGAGCTCATGGACTCCGGCAAGAAGTTCGCATTGATCGACGTGCGCGAGCCGGTGGAATGGGACATCAACCACATCGACGGCGCGCAGCTGATCCCGCAGTCGTCGATCAATTCCGGTGAGGGCCTGGCCAAGCTGCCGCACGACCGGATGCCGGTGCTGTACTGCAAGACTGGCGTGCGCTCGGCTGAGGCGTTGGCCGCGGTGAAGAAGGCCGGGTTTTCCGACGCCGTCCATTTGCAGGGCGGCATCGTGGCGTGGGCCAAGCAGATGCAGCCCGACATGGTGATGTATTGA